Genomic DNA from Pseudorasbora parva isolate DD20220531a chromosome 17, ASM2467924v1, whole genome shotgun sequence:
taaatgtgTGCCATCCACTTCTCACGTGTGTGTCTCCTTTCACAGTGTGTTCCACACTTGACAATAAAAGTGTACAGTAAAGGGGCCGGGTCAACTTACCCACTGGCTCATCTTACCCCACTCTGCCCTACTGTGCAATTCTGATCAGTTGCTCCCCTTACTATGCTGTTTTGATATTAATTGGCATATGATATCTGGCGCAagattatttatacatttaaaaaacattttaataagagACAAATGTGTAACATTTTCAAAGctaagtaaaatatatatttgctaAAATATGACAATATATCTGCAGCTAAGCGTGGAGTCTGTCCAAATGCTTAAATGACTTCAGAAATCTGCTTGAGAATCAAAGATTTTAGAAATTGCAGGGAAATTGAAATATAGAAATTGGTCTATAATTATCAACCGATACTGCCTTGGAAATTAGGGTAATAATGGAGGTTCCCCTTTGAAAGTACTCTCGTATTGCTTAAGTTTAGCTTACGTTATGAGAAAACTTTTCTTAAGTATATTGAAGCCAAAAATTATCCATATACAGGTGcaggtcatataattagaatatcataatCATATCAGAATAACTGAAAACACaagcaaaggcctttaaatggtctctcagtctagttctgtaggctacacaatcatggggaagactgctgacttgacagtcgTCCAAAAGAGGACCTTTGACActttgcacaaggagggcaagacacaaaaggtcattgcaaaagaggctggctgtttaCAGAGCTCGGTGTCCAAACACATTCATagtgaagggaaggaaaagatgtggtagaaaaaaatgTACACGCAATAGGGATATCCGCACCCTGGAGaagattgtgaaacaaaacccgtTCAAAAATGTGGAGGAGATTcgcaaagagtggactgcagctggagtcagcgctttaagaaccactacgcacaaaCGTATGCAAGACGTGGGTTTCAGCTTTGCATTCCTtatgtcaagccactcttgaataACAGACAGCGCCAGAAGcgtctcgcctgggctaaagacaaaaaggactgctgcgtggtccaaagttatgttctctgatgaaagtaaatttagcATTTCCtctggaaatcagggtcccagagtctggaggaagagaggagaggctcACAATCCACGTTGcatgaggtccagtgtaaagtttcctaAGTCAGTGATTGATTGGGgagccatgtcatctgctggtgttggtccactgtgttttctgaggtcaaaggtcaacacagccatataccaggaagttttagagcacctcatgcttcctgctgctgaccaactgtATAGAGATGCAGATATAATTTttcaacaggacttggcacctgcactcTGATTGGTTCGCACATCTCAGCCGCTTCGCCATAGGTTTGTGCATTTGCCACAGCGCGGCCAATCAGTGTGCTATGTTCTACTGTGCAGCTGCACTGcgtattacatttataaaattataagGATAATTTTGGGCTTCAATATTCTAAACAAAATAAGTTTTCCCATAAGGTAGGCTAACCTTacgcaatactcgttcccttctctcagggaaccgaggttacatTAGTAACCGTGAGGTTTTCCAATCTGAGGGAATTTACTGTCTCTAATAGATGAATTTATCAAATTACCAAGGGCTTTAGCAAACAAGCACTATATTTTTCAACACATTCTGTATCCAATCCTAATATATCTTTAGCCTGTGAATTATTCCTCCTCATCACCTGTTGTTGTTTCATGAACCTCTTTGTGAATGTGACTCCTGTGTTTATTGCAGACGGAGCGCTGATGTTCCAGCAGGTTCCTTTGGTGGAAATAGACGGGATGCAGCTTGTGCAGTCGAGAGCCATCATGAATTACATCTCGGAAAAATACAACCTCTGCGGAAAAGACCTTAAAGAACGCGCTTTGTAAGTATCAACTTTTAAACGgagagttcactcaaaaattaaaatgatcccatgatttaatctccctcaagtcatcctatgtgtatatgacattctttcttCTAAGTCAatctttcaagctttataatggcagtgaatggctgtttttgtttttaaagtccataaaagtgcatccatctatcaAAAGTTTAATACAGAAGATGGTCaggcggaagctagatattttactttataatgttttaaatatagatatttttctcacacaaagccATGGTTTTGCTTGAGAAGGCTTTTATTGACCaccagagccatgtggagcacttgtatgatggatagaggcacttttatggacaaaacatataactctgattgtgttcgtctgaaagaagaaagtcataaacACCAAGAATGGTTTGAGGTAGAGTAAAtgatcatgggctaattttcattttttgtgttaACTATCACTTTAATAAAAATAGTTCCGTAACTAGTAATCAATTTTGTTAAGTAACACTCCTTGTTTTTCCACAGCTAAGCAATGATCTGTGTTTTTATTCTGAAGGATTGACATGTACACAGAGGGTCTGATCGATCTAATGGAGCTTATGATGAAGGTTCTTTTCATACAGCCCGAAGACAAGCAGAAGCAGCTCAGTGATATAGAGCAAAAGGCAAAAGAGCGCTACCTTCCTGTGTTTGAGAAGGTACGGACTGTTCATTCCTCATTTTGAAGCTTGATCATCTACTCTGGATGAATAAAATCATGCCGTTTCTGTTTTTAGGGTCTTGCAAACTCTAATTTCCTGGTGGGAAACCAGTTGAGCCGCGCTGACGTCCATCTTCTGGAAGCGTCTCTGATGCTGCAGGAGTTATTCCCTACAATACTGGCAACCTTTCCCAAGATCCAGGTGCATTTCCACGCATTTCCACACTTTCCCACACTGACATCAGCCACAAAATTGGGTTTAGCTTACCAATACCATTTTTAGTCAGACTTTTTTTAGGGGTTTGGAAGTACACAGAAGTCCTGGTTCGGTGGTTTTGGGTTCACGGTTTAATGCTAggtttcttttcatttattttgaacAGACACTTGTACAGTTTGTTCCACCGTGGCATTTAGTCCCCTAGTTAGCATAGCCTCCTTTAGTATAGTAAACACAATGCACTGCTCCATagcatatattttttgtagggatgataaaaaaaattaaaaggtaTTTGgtctagtgttgtcacgatactgGAATTTATAACTTCAAAACTCGACGAGCGACCAAGATGACATTGAAGGGGCGAGGGAGATCAGCGGAAATGGTGGTCCATGACAGAGCAGAGGGAGGTAAAAGCCAGGGGAGCATCAAAGGCCCAACGGGCTGAGGTGGAGTCCTGGTTGTGGAGGCTGGAGGCAGAAAACATGGATCCACCAGCCCAGATTTAACCCTGCACAGAGGTCCTCCCTGGATTTTCCGGGGCACTAGTTCTCCCTGgactagggctgaacgatatatcGTTATCTTATCTATATCTAGATATGAACTTTCAAGATATTACTATTGAAAAAAGCAACGATATCGACGATATAGATTTCCCCTCTCCGCGCTTGCCCTGCATACAACTCTGGCAGTCACAACAAACATCAGTTTTACGAGTGCCCTTGAATACATCGCTAAAGCCAGCGCACACACACTTACCAGGGACGTGGGAACTATATTGTCAGAGGGGGGCGGCgtttccatggtgacgcgtCATTCCTGGTCACGTGACACCCCGCAGCAGCAACAGCGCTGAATGAATGAGGATCtgcttttatgtcatttttccttttttattcagaatattcaCAAATGTGTTAGCTATGACATGAAATAATTGATATTCCGATCGTCAAATACATGCGAATGGAAGTATATTGTTGTTTAAAGCCCTTTATAACGATGGCGTTAGTTGAGCTGTATGTGCGATGGGCGCCGCCGGGTTAGTTTGTGCCGCAGACGCAGTACTGAGAATCGgatctgttggatttacatagcctagaaatcaagacgcaccctagcggcagcaaatctaatttgcctacgagtgtcgtctagcaactctcaatacccttctgagctaaaaacgccaaactcttgccggtaaacggcggtctttcgaatcagctgtgaccacgactctggaagacttggagttaagcttttctctgagaaaagaacaaagaacggcactgaagtccttcttaaaaagggaagatgtgttctgagtttagccaaccggatacggcgaatgtttaatctatcaatgagctctgcttcaccttcgttgctctggttggttgtagcgctatcctatcgtgtgcagagggagtttgaaagacaaccgtttattaTACCGATTTATGACAGCTCTGAGAACATTTGAATTTAGCAGTTGATCGTGATGCACTTGATCATACTCTCCAGGAACCAGCCTAGACTGATTACACCTGTGTGATCGTACGTGCGAAAGgcataaaaacaatacattttctgacacaaatttttgaaatgtaggcttaaatctttttatttttctgagaaATGCTTGGTTTTCACCGAAGCACATAGTCATATCGTATTGGATCGATATCGAGATATCTGGCATGAAAATCGAGTTAAATTTTGtccatatcgttcagccctaccCTGGACTCTCCGGGGCACAGGGGTCCTCCCTGGACTCTCCGTGGCACAGaggtcctctctggactctccgGGTCACAGgggtcctctctggactctccgGGTCACAGgggtcctctctggactctccgGGTCACAGgggtcctctctggactctccgGGGCACAGgggtcctctctggactctccgTGGCACAGaggtcctctctggactctccgGGTCACAGgggtcctctctggactctccgGGGCACAGgggtcctctctggactctccgGGTCACAGgggtcctctctggactctccgGGTCACAGgggtcctctctggactctccgGGGCACAGGGGTCCTGTCTGGACTCTCCGGGGCACAGGGGTCCTCCCTGGactctatggggcacaggggtCCTCCCTGGACTCTCCGGGGCACAGAGGTCCACTCTGGACTCTCCGGGGCACAGAGGTCCTCCCTGGactctatggggcacaggggtCCTCCCTGGACTCTCCAGGGCACAGAGGTCCTCCCTGGACTCTCCGGGGCACAGaggtcctctctggactctccgGGGCACAGaggtcctctctggactctcctgGGCACAGAGGTCCTCCCTGGACTCTCCAGGGCACAGgggtcctctctggactctccgGGGCACAGAGGTCCTCCCTGGACTCTCCGGGGCACAGAGGCCCTCCCTGGACTCTTCGGGACACAGAGGTCCTCCCTGGACTCTCCGGGGCACAGAGGTCCTCCCTGGACTCTCCGGGACACAGAGGTCCTCCCTGGACTCTCCGGGGCACAGAGGTCCTTCCTGGACTCTCCGGGGCACAGAGGTCCTCCCTGGACTCTCCGGGGCACAAAGGTCCTCCCTGGACTCTCCGGGGCACAGAGatcctctctggactctccgGGGCACAGGGGTCCTTTCTGGACTCTCCGGGGCACAGAGGTCCTCCCTGGACTCTCCGGGGCACAGAGGTCCTCCCTGGACTCTTCGGGGCACAGAGGTCCTCCCTGGACTCTTCGGGGCACAGAGGTCCTCCCTGGACTCTTCGGGGCACAGAGGTCCTCCCTGGACTCTCCGGGACACAGAGGTCCTCCCTGGACTCTCCGGGACACAGAGGTCCTCCCTGGACTCTCCGCGCCACAGAGGTCCTCCCTGGACTCTCCGCGCCACAGAGGTCCTCCCTGGACTCTCCGGGACACAGAGGTCCTCCCTGGACTCTCCGGGGCACAGAGGTCCTTCCTGGACTCTCCGGGGCACAGAGGTCCTCCCTGGACTCTCCGGGGCACAAAGGTCCTCCCTGGACTCTCCGGGGCACAGAGatcctctctggactctccgGGGCACAGGGGTCCTTTCTGGACTCTCCGGGGCACAGAGGTCCTCCCTGGACTCTCCGGGGCACAGAGGTCCTCCCTGGACTCTTCGGGGCACAGAGGTCCTCCCTGGACTCTTCGGGGCACAGAGGTCCTCCCTGGACTCTTCGGGGCACAGAGGTCCTCCCTGGACTCTCCGGGACACAGAGGTCCTCCCTGGACTCTCCGGGACACAGAGGTCCTCCCTGGACTCTCCGCGCCACAGAGGTCCTCCCTGGACTCTCCGCGCCACAGAGGTCCTCCCTGGACTCTCCGCGCCACAGAGGTCCTCCCTGGACTCTCCAGGACACAGAGATCCTCCCTGGACTCTCCAGGGCACAGAGATCCTCCCTGGACTCTCCGGGGCACAGAGatcctctctggactctccgGGGCACAGGGGTCCTCCCCGGATTCTCCGGGGCACAGGGGTCCTCCCCGGACTCTCCGAGGCACAGAGGTCCTCCCTGGGCTCTCCGTGACACAGAGGTCCTCCCTGGGCTCTCCGTGACACAGAGGTCCTCCCTGGACTCTCCGGGACACAGAGGTCCTCTTTAGACTCTCCGGGGCACAGAGGTCCTCCCTGGACTCTGCGGGGCACAGAGGTCCTCTCTAGACTCTCCGCAGCACAGAGGTCCTCCCTGGACTCTCCGCGGCACAGAGGTCCTCCCTGGACTCTCCAGGACACAGAGATCCTCCCTGGACTCTCCGGGGCACAGAGatcctctctggactctccgGGGCACAGGGGTCCTCCCCGGACTCTCCGGGGCACGGAGGTCCTCCCTGGACTCTCCGGGGCACAGAGATCCTCCCCGGACTCTCCAGGGCACAGAGGACCTCCCTGGACTCTCCGGGGCACGGGGGTCCTCCCCGGACTCTCCGGGGCACGGAGGTCCTCCCTGGACTCTCGTCGAGAGTCATATCTGGTGAGTAGTGATGGAAATACCAATTTATTTCTGCGATCCGGTTTGTTTCTGACAGTTCGGCTTATTGAACAAAAAAGCCGGTTCAAAAAGCTGATTCATTGGTTCCTGACGTCATCATGCAATAATGCCactatgcatttattttatgcttttttATTCATTTCCTCAGTGTTGTTatataaaggaaaaaaataaaataaagtaatctATATCGATGCACATTAAAACAATCTAATAAAGTTATTTGTGTGAGTGCATTTAGCTGATTATTGCCTTTCATTCACTCAAGTTAATGGTGTTTGTGGTTACAGTTTCATCAAGGATCTTTTATGTCCCATACAACTGACCAATATTGAGTAGCCTAGACCTGCATAAACGCGGATATGTCACATGTCTAAAGTAGCAATAGTCTTATAAACTTATACATTTCAcctaaatttaaaatataatctgcATGAGCAATATAACTACAGTAAAATAATCTCTCGACTGAAAGGTTTTTGCAGgatttaataaatgttatttaattaCAGTAGTTATAATTAGCATATTTCCAGGATGTGCCTCAGACTTGCGTCGCCAACGGATGAAAGGAAAGTCTCTTGGATGTTGAAACGCGCTTCGCTGTAGAATTATTGAGTGAAACTTTGATGCAAAACTTAACATATAACACGGGATGCAACAAAATAAAAGAAACTAAGTAAAAGAAAGGAAAATGAGACGAGAGTATTTAGATGGCCTGAATTAAATTGTTTACCCATTTTCTCGTATCTTGGTCTGCCTCGATTGTCTTTGTCTGATAATCTATTGCGTGATATTATGATGGATTGTTTATTTGTACCAGCAGCCTCTGTGGGTTTTCTTGTGGATTTTAACTCTGTGTCTCAGAGTTCATCTAAAGGTTGTTGAGGAGGAAAGGATCTGTTTTGGCTCTTTGTCTTGAGGATCAAACAACCTCAGCCGTTATCTTGGGGTGGCCCAAATTTTGCAAGGCCGTAAAGTACTTAGCTGGGGGTTTTGTCAGTTTGGCACAGACAGAATAGAGCACACTTTTGTTGGTTCGGGGTCTGGCGTGTTGAGTTGGGTTTTGTGTAGAATTATGTTTGAAATTAATTATCTTGAATAGT
This window encodes:
- the LOC137045621 gene encoding glutathione S-transferase 3-like → MSGKVVLHYFNGRGKMESVRWLLAAAGVEFEEVFLTKREHYDKLLKDGALMFQQVPLVEIDGMQLVQSRAIMNYISEKYNLCGKDLKERALIDMYTEGLIDLMELMMKVLFIQPEDKQKQLSDIEQKAKERYLPVFEKGLANSNFLVGNQLSRADVHLLEASLMLQELFPTILATFPKIQAFQEKMKALPRISKFLQPGSARKPPPDEELIKTAKEVLSHLFK